The DNA sequence AAAGATTTTAATCCAATAGTTGTTAAAAGAAAAAATGATTTTTCAATTTTGGGTAAAGTTGTTGCTGTATTTAGAACTTATAATTAAGGGGAAAAATGAAAACAGAAATTTTTAACTCAGCTATAAACCAAAGAAGAAGATTGAAATTCCTATATAACTTAAATCAAGTTGAAGTTGAACCATATTATTTATCAAAAAATAAAAATGGAAATAAAGTTATTTACGGAAGAGTTAACACTTCAAACGAAATTAAAATGTTTGAGTTTAATAAAATTTTCAATATTAAAATTTTGGGCAAATCAAAATTTTCTCCCATAATTCCAATCTTAAATTAGTTTGGAGATTTGATATGAAAGAAAGTTTACGACAAAGAAAAGTAGATGATTTGGTAAATCATTTTTGGCGGAATGGATATTTAACATTAAGCAGAAAATATGGGAAGTATTTACCCGAGCCAAATAATATTGGAAATTATGAAATTGACGCAATCGGCAAACTAAAGAAAAAGTATGCAATTGGGGTTACTTTATCCGAAGAAGAATTAAATGAACCAAAAATTTATTCTAAACTTGAATTTTTAGCAACAAGACACACAAAATTTTCTAATAGCAAAGTTACTTTGTTCGTTGGTGTTCCAAAAGAACTTTTCAATAAAGTGAAAATTTGCTTAACAAATCTTACAATTGAAGCGCAGAAAAATATTAAAGTTGTTGCAATAAGCGATGCAAATCAATCGAAAAATCTTTAATTTGAATTTACTTTCCTCTTCTAAACTTTTAACCTAAAAAGTAACAACTTAATTTTTGACCTAAAAATATTAATAATTTTTGAGAACTTATTCACAATCAAATTGTACAAATCAATTGAATTGAGTAATTGATTACTAATTAATGAACCTTGACATTTAGTTTTAGGTCGGTTATTTTGGAAATTCGGATTTAAAACAAGTTGAGAGAATCTTTTGTCCAAATCACTTAGTTCAAAAGACTTAGAGTTAATTGAAACTGTAAAGAAAAATGGAAATATTCCAAAACACATTGCTATCATTATGGATGGCAATGGCAGATGGGCGGAAAATAAAAGATTACCAAGAGCTGCTGGTCATAAAAAAGGTGTTGAAACTGTAAGAACTATGGTGCAATCTTGCATCAATTTGGGTGTAAAATATCTTACTTTATATACTTTTTCAACGGAAAATTGGAATAGACCTCAGCAAGAAATTTCTACATTAATGAGATTAATGGTTAGAAGTTTAAAAAATGAAACTAATGAACTAAACAAGAATAATGTAAAAATTATTGCAATTGGTGACTCGAAAAGTTTACCGAATATAGTTCAAAACGAATTAGCGCAAGCTAAATTAAAAACTGAGAAAAATGATGCGCTTGTTTTGAATTTAGCTTTAAGTTATAGCGGTCGTTGGGAAATTGTTGAAGCAACAAAAAGAATTGCTAAAAATTTTGCTGAAGGAAAGGTTGGGTTTGAAGATATCAACGAAGAACTTATTTCACAAAATTTAACTACTGCCGGAATTCCTGATCCTGATTTAATGATAAGAAGCGGCGGAGAACACAGAATTAGTAATTTTTTAATTTGGCAAATTGCGTATTCTGAACTTTATGTTTCAAAAGTACTATGGCCAGATTTTACGTGTAAAAATTTAATTGAAGCAATTGAAGATTATCAAAATAGAGAGAGAAGATTTGGACTCATCAGTAAACAGGTTTCTGATACCCGCAAAAAAATTCAGACATAAGAAACACATACCAAACAACCTGTTTATTCATCTGTTTGTTACATTTTTATTTTTTAACTCACTTGCTTTTGCACAATTCAATAGAGTAAATTATAAAATTTTAGGCATTGCGGTTGAAGGAAACAAAACTGCCGATGCAAATACAATTATTGCAAATAGCGGTTTGAAAGAAGGCGGTGAAATTGAAATTCCCGGAGATGCAACAAATAATGCAATTAAAAGACTTTGGGGATTGGGAATTTTTGAGGATGTTCAAGTTTTAATTGATAAAAAAATTGATACCGGCGTTTTTCTTCTTATAAAGGTTAAAGAATTTCAAAGAATGGAAAAAGTTATTTTTCGCGGCAATGATGAAATTGACGAAGAAGATATTAATAAAGAAATTTCCTTTATAAGCGGACAAACTTTAAAACCTCAAGAAGTAAAGAGAATTATAACAAAAGCTAAAGAACTTTATATTGATGACGGATATTTAAACTCAGTAATAACTCCGCAAAAATTTTCATTTCTTAAGGCAGATACTTCTGATGATGAAATTACGGCAACTTGGGTAAATAATGATAATCCTAATGATTTAGAAGAAACAATTTATGAATACAGTCCCGAAAGAAGATCTAATATAATTACAAGAATTAAAGAAAGATTGCTTCTTGTTTTAGATGTTGAAGAAGGTGATGAAGTAATAATTCAAAATATTTCATTTAGCGGAAATAATGCTTTTGAAGACGATGATTTAAGATCAGAGCTTGATGAAACCGTTCAAGATGCTTGGTGGAGATTTTGGAGTTCTGCAAATTTCAAAAAAGAAGATTTTGTTGAAGATAAAAAATTATTAACAACTTTTTATCAAAAAAACGGATACAGAGATTTTGAAATTTTATCGGATTCTGTAAAACTTTCCGATGATAAAAAGTTTATGGATATCAATCTTAATGTATTTGAAGGTCCGCAATATAAATTAAGAAATATTGAATGGATTGGTAACACTGTTTATCCAAGTGCAATTTTAACAGAACGTCTTGGTTTTCAAAAAGGTGATATTTATAATTTAGAATTATTCAATCAAAATTTATCCGGAAATCAAGCTCAGACTGATGTTGCGTCTCTTTATTTAGATAATGGCTATTTAACTTACCGACAAGAAGCTACAGAAAATAAAATTGGTGAAGATTCAATTGATATTTCAATAAAAGTTTCTGAGAATAATCAATTTAGAATTGGCAAAGTTGAAATTAATGGAAATGACAGAACAAAAGATAAAGTTATTAGAAGAGAACTTTATACAATTCCCGGTGATTATTTTAGAAGAAGCAATATTTTTAGAAGTATTCAGCAATTAGCAAATTTAAACTATTTCAATGTTGAACAGCTTTACCAAAAAGGCGTTGATTACAGACCAGCAACTGATAGTATCGTAAATTTACTTTACAATGTTGAAGAAAAATCGAGTGATTTTATAAATGCTTCAGTTGGATATAGTGAATCTTATGGATTCAGCGGTTCTGTTGGTGTTACTTTAACAAACTTTTCAATTACGGAACCATTTCAACTTGGCGGCGGACAAATTGTTAATTTCAGCTGGCAATTTGGTGTAGGAAATTATTACAGAACTTTTACTTTAGGTTTTACGGAACCTTGGTTTATGGATACACCAACTTCTTTGGGTTTTGATTTGTTTGATACAAGACAGCAATATATTTATTACCTTAGACAAAGCGGAATTTCTTTACGTGCCGGAAGAAGATTAACTTGGCCGGATGATAGATTTTATTTGCAAGGACTTTTAAGATTTCAATATAATGATGTTATTGACGGAAGAAGTTATTATGCAGAAGGAATTTCACGTCAATATACTGCTGGTCTAAATATTTCAAGAAATGATATTGATAATCCTATTTTTCCTTCAACCGGTTCAAAATTTTTGCTAAGCGGAGAATTGTCCGGCGGCCCTGTTCTTCCTGGTGATGTTGATTATTATAAAATTGAATTCACCGCTGATTGGTATAGAAGATTATTTAATTCAAATCGATTAACATTTTATTCTAATCTTGATATTGGTTACATTCACGAAATTGTTAATGGAACTACAATTCAACCATTTGAATTTTTCTATATGGGCGGAAACGGATTAGTAATTGCAACAACTCCATTAAGAGGTTATGCAGATAGATCTGTTGGACCTGTGAGCAGCACTGGTTTAACAATTGGCGGAAGAGTTAAAACAAAATATACCGCAGAAATTAGAGCGGCATTAACGTTAGAACCAATGCCGATTTATCTTTTAGCATTTGCCGAAGCCGGAAACACATTTGAAGATCTTCCGACTGCAGATTTGTTTAACTTAAGAAAATCAGCCGGTATTGGAGCAAGAATTTTAATAAATCCTATTGGTTTAATAGGATTTGATTACGGATACGGATTTGACAGAAAAGCTGTAGATGGCGAAGATCCAAAATGGGAATTTCATTTCCAATTTGGAAAAGGCTTTTAATAAATAAATCAAACAAACAAAGAGGTTAAATTGAGAACAACAACTCTATTACTATTATTTTTTATAACATCAGTTTCGTTATTTGCACAAAATACACAAAAAATTGGATGGGTAGATTCCGAAATTATTTTACAACAATTTCCACCGGCAATTAAAGCTCAAAGCGATTTAGATGCATTGACTTCAAAATGGTCAAAATCAATTGATAGTATGACAACAGATTTGCAATCAGCATATACTGAAGCTCAAAAACAATTTACAAATATGACTCCGGATAAACAAAAAGAAGTTCAGCAAGATTTAGTAAGAAAAGAACAAGCAATTCAACAATTTCGTCAGCAAAAATTTGCTCAGCCAAATGGTGAACTTTTCTTAAAACAAGATGAACTTTTGAAACCAATTAAAGCAAAAATTCTTGATGCAATTGATAAAGTTAGACAGCAAGAAGGAATGTCATTCGTTTTTGATAAAACCGGCGATGTACTTTTACTTTTTGCAGATCCGCAATATGATCTTACCAATATTGTACTCGATAAGCTAAAAAGAGGTTAATTTTTATTCACATTTTTTTCGTAGAGGTTTGAGCTTTGCATAAATAAAATTAGCAAGTTTCAAACCTCTATGTTATTTTAAACAGCATATTTAGGAGAGATTAGTTATGAAACATAGTAAGCTTTTAATTTTGTCTCTTTTTATTTTCACCTCAACAAGTTTGTTTGCTCAATTAAAAATTGGTTATGTAGATTCAGAAACTGTCATTAGTCAACTTCCAGATGCACAAGATGCACAAAAGAAAATAGATACCCAAATTGGAGAGTGGCAAAAAGAATTAGATGTACTAAAAAAAGAATGGCAAGATAAATTTGATGATTATGAAAAAAGAAAGTTGATTATGGGTAATCAAAAAAAGGCAGAAACTGAAAAAGAACTTGTTGCAATGGAAGAAAAAGTTGAATCATTCAGACAAGGAAAATTTGGTGTAAATGGCGAACTTTATAAAAAACAAGAAGAATTAATGAAGCCGATTCAAAATAAAGTTTTTGCTATAATTGAAGAAGTTGCTATTGAGAAAGAATTAGATTTTGTATTTGATAGAAGCGGTGATTTAATATTTCTTTACGCAAAAGAAGAATATGATATTACTCCGGATGTTTTAAGAAAATTGCAATAGTTTTTTGAAATTAATTTTGTTGAACAAAAATCTCTTAAACTAAGAAAATGAAACTAAAACTTGCAGAACTTGCAGAACTAGTAAATGGCAGAATAATTGGCAATTCAAATTTAGAAATATCAAGATTATCAAATATTCAAGATGCTGAAAATGGTGATTTAACTTTTTTGTATATGGCAAGTTATAATCATTTTTTAAATTCTACAAAGGCATCTGCAATTTTGGTTAGTAAAGATATAGAGCAATCCAATAAAAATTTGACTTACATAATTGTAGATAAACCAAATCTGGCATTTCAAAAAATTATTATAAAATATTTTAGTCCGGAATTTAGTTTGCAAGGAATTCATTCTTCTGCAATTTTAGATAAAAATACAAAACTTGAAGAAAATGTTTCGGTTGGTGCAAACGTATTTATCGGAAAAAATTCTATAGTCGGTACAAATTCTAAAATTTATCATAATACAGTAATTTTGGAAAATTGTAAAATTGGAAATAACGTAATGATTTTTCCAAATGTTACAATCAGAGAAAATACAATAATTGGAAATAATGTAATTATACATTCCGGAACTGTTATTGGATCGGATGGATTTGGTTACACTCCGGATGCGCATGGAGTTTATCACAAAATTCCACAAATTGGAAATGTTATAATTGAAGATGATGTAGAAATTGGTTCAAACGTTTCTATTGATAGAGCTGCGGTCGGTTCAACAGTAATTTCAAAAGGAGTTAAGTTAGATAATTTAATTCAAATTGCACACAATGTTAAAATCGGTAAAAATACTGTAATGTCGGCGCAGAGCGGAATTTCGGGAAGTACAAAAGTTGGAGACAATTGTGTTTTCGGCGGACAAGTAGGCGCAACCGGTCACATAGAAATTGCCGATAAAGTTATGGTTGGCGCACAAAGTGGAATTTCAAAATCATTAACTAAATCCGGAACTTATTTTGGCTCACCGGCAATGGAATTAAGATCAACTTTAAAATTAGAAGCACACATTAGAGCACTCCCAAATTATTTAGAAAGAATAAAAAAATTAGAAGAAAGAATTAATCAACTTGAAAATGAATCGCTAAAATTAAAGGAAAATATTTAATGCTTGATCTCCAAACCACTATAGCAAACCCAATTTCAATTTCTGGAGATGGACTTCACACCGGTACATCTTGTACTTTAACATTTAAACCAGCTCCGGATAATTTTGGAATAAAATTTATTAGAACTGATTTGGCAGATCATTTGGAAATTCCGGCATTAGCAGAATACGTTGTTGATATTTCTCGCGGAACTACAATTGGAATTGGCGATATAAAAGTTCATACAGTTGAACATGTTTTAGCAGCAGTTGCTGGATTACAAATTGACAATATTATAATAGAAATTAATGGAATTGAACCGCCAATTGCAGATGGAAGTTCAAAACCTTTTGTTGATAAACTTTTGGAAGCGGGAATAGTTAAACTAACTCAACCAAAAAATTATTTAATAATTGATGAAACTATTACATTCCATAATGAAGAAGAACAAGTAGATATTGTTGCGTTACCGCTTGATGGATTTAGAATGACAGTAATGGTTGATTATCACAATCCGGCATTGGGAAGTCAGCATACCGGCTTATTTGATTTGAAAAAGAATTTGTTTCTGAATTTGCTCCAACACGAACATTTTGTTTTTTAAGCGAAGTTGAAACTCTTGCAAATCAAGGTTTGATTAAAGGCGGAAATTTAGAAAATGCAGTTGTAATTGTTGATAAACAAGTTTCGGAAAATTATTTAGATGATTTAACAATAAAATTAGGATTAGAAGAAAAAATAACTGTCGGGAAGAATGGGTTTTTAAATGAAAATAGTCTGCGATTTAAAAATGAACCTGTACGACATAAACTTCTTGATATGATTGGAGACTTAGCTTTAATTGGCGTTCCAATAAAAGCCCAAATTCTTGCCGCAAGACCAGGGCATAAATCAAATGTTGAATTTGCAAAAAAGATAAGAAAATTATATCAACAAAAACAACTTGAGAAAAAATATCAGCATGTTAAAAAAGAAGGAATTGTATTTGATACAATTGCTATTCAGAAAATTTTACCACACAGATATCCATTTTTATTAGTTGACAAAATTATTCATCTTGAATTAGACAAAAAAGTTGTTGGAATTAAATCTGTTACAGCAAACGAACCATTTTTTACTGGACATTTTCCCGGAAGACCGGTTATGCCTGGCGTTTTAATTATTGAAGCAATGGCACAAACCGGTGGAATTTTAATGCTAAATTCAATTCCAAATCCGGAAGAAAAATTAGTTTTATTTATGGGAATTGATAAAGCTAAATTCAGAAAACAAGTTGTACCGGGAGATCAATTAATTTTAGAAGTAACTTTGTTAAATAAAAGAAATAGCATAATTGTAATTGGAGCTAAAGCATTCGTAAATAATAATTTAGTTGCTGAAGCAGAATTGAAAGCAGCAATTGTTGATAGAGTTGAACAAGAGTAAATATGGAAATTAAAATTCATCAAACAGCACTTATAGGTAAAAATGCCCAAATTGGAAATGGAACAATTATTGGTCCATATTCTATTGTAGAAGACGATGTTATAATTGGAGAAAACTGTATTATTGGTCCTAATGTTGGGATTTATGAAGGAGCAAGAATTGGAAACAGAGTAAAAATTTATCAAGGCGCATCTGTTTCTAATCATCCGCAAGATTTAAAATTTGCAAACGAAGAATCAGTTTTTGAAATTGGCGACGATACAGTAATTAGAGAATTTGTAACTCTTCACAGAGGAACAAAAGAATCTAAAATTTCCAAAGTGGGAAATAATTGTTTGCTGATGGCTTACGCTCATGTTGCTCATGACTGCATTGTTGGAAATAATTGCATATTAGCAAACAGTGTTCAGTTAGGCGGTCATGTAGAATTAGGAGATTGGGTAATTTTAGGCGGCGGTTCGCTCGTACATCAATTTGGAAAAATTGGACAGCATGCAATGCTTGGCGGAGGATACAGAGCTGTTGTTGATGTTCCGCCTTATGTTTTAGCTGCTGGTGATCCTCTTAAATTTGAAGGCTTAAATACAATTGGATTGAGAAGAAGAGGTTTTACAAACGATGAAATATCGAAACTGAAAAATCTTTACAGTATAATTTTTATGCAGGAATTGAATCTCACTCAAGCAAAAGAAAAAATTATAAGTGATTTTCCTAATGATAAACTTGCGGAATCTATTTTAACATTCCTTGCAAAAAGTAAAAGAGGAATTATTAAAAAGTGAAGTGGAATCTTATTGAATATCAAACTTTTACCGGAAAATTCAATATGGATTTTGATTTGCAATTAGTAAAAAATTGTTCTTCTCAAGAATCATTTCTGAGATTTTATGGATGGAATCCGCACTGCGTTTCTATTGGCGCAAATCAATCCTACGAAGATATAAATAAATCTTTAGCAGAAATAAATAATATTGATATCGTTAAACGTCCAACTGGCGGAAGAGCAATTCTCCATTCAGAAGAATTAACGTATTCTGTTATTATTCCAAATAATAAAAATGTTAGCGGAAGATTTATTTATGAACAAATTTCGGAAGCAATAGTTTTGGGATTACAAAATTTCGATTCCGGATTATCACAAGTTATGCTGGAAAATATTCAGCCAAATTTTTCTGATTTACTGAATGAACCATCCGGTTCGTTATGTTTTGCAAGTACCGCAAAAAGTGAAATTAAATTTAATGGAAAAAAACTTGTTGGTAGCGCTCAAAGAAAAATTGGCAATAAAATTCTTCAGCACGGCTCAATTCTTATCGGAAGTAATCATAAAAATATTGTTGATTATTTAAATATTGCAGAACAAAATAAATCCAAATTAAAAAATGAAATGAAAGATAAAACAACAGAAATTTCAACAATATTAAATAGAGATATTGATATCATTGAACTTCAGCAGAATATAATTTTGGGATTTGAAAATATTTTTAAAACTGAATTTGCAAAAACTGAACCTATTCTTCTTCCAATCTAAATTAAAATTTTTATGAACAAATTAACCAACGTGAATAAATTAAATAAAATTGTTCATTTAATTTTCTTAATCGCTATTCTAATAAATAGCAGTTCTTTGTCCCAGCAAGATTCGCTTGAGAATTTTCTTGATGGAAGAATAATTACTGATATTAAAAGTGACGGAATTGATCTTTGGGTTGCAACAGAGGGAAACGGAATTTATAAATACAATAAATTTAAAAAACAGTGGGCAAATTTTTCATCTGATAATGGAAAAATTAAGCAAGACTTTTTTTACTGCATCGAAGTTAGTCCAAGATTTATTTGGGCTGGCTCTGCAGATGGTCTATATATTTATGATAAAAGAAGAAATAGATGGGATAAGAGAAAATTTTCTCTCGGCGGGCAATTTGGAAATTGGATTAGAAGTTTAGAGTTTGACCGATCTGAAAATATTTTATGGATTGGAAGATTTAAATATTTGACTGAGTATAATTTAACAAATCAAAAATATACAGATATTGATTTAACAGTTAATAAAAATGACCAAACAAATACTGTGAAATATTTATCATTAGATGGCGATAGCCTTTTGTGGATTGGTGTTGAAGCTGGGCTTCACAAAATGTTAAAGTATTCCAAAGATGCAAATGGAAATAACAAAATTATTTATTTTGATAATAAAGATGATTATTTTTTAGGTGAAGGTAAGCAAGTTTCTGTCTCAAAAATATTGCCGGATAATGAATTAATTTGGTTTGGAACTGATGAATTTGTTACCGAAGACAATCCTGAATTTAATGTTGGCGGACTTTATTTATTTGATCGAAAAATAAATTGGATAAAGTTTAGTGAACTTAATAAGCTTGATGCAAATGGAATATTTTCTTTAGAAAGATCCGGTAAATACATTTGGACTTCAATTTATAGTTTTAATTCTAAATCAAAGGAACTAATTGGAAAAGGTATTTATCTTATCAATAGAAAAAAATTGAGTATAAGGAAAATTAATTCGGATTTTATTCCCGAAACAATTTTATCAATCCATTTTGATGGAAACAATATTTGGCTTGGTTCAAATGATGGTTTATATAAAATAAATTTAGAAACAGAATTTTTACCAGATTTTTCAACAGAGAAAAAATGATTTCTTTAACACGACTTGAACAAATAGAAGAAAATTTAGGCAATCATAAAATTGCAATTATTGGCGATATGATGCTTGACGGATATTTTTGGGGTGATGTATCAAGAGTTTCTCCTGAAGCGCCGGTTCCCGTTGTTGAAATTGAAAATGAGTTTTTCAGATTTGGCGGCGCAGCTAATGTTGCAATAAATATTAATAAGCTTGGAGGAATTTCATTACCAATTGGAATTATTGGAGATGACTCTGATGGCGAAACCTTTCTTAAGTTAATGGAAAAGGAAAAAATTAATAATTCCGGAATATTTAAAGATAGCGAAAGACCAACAACAACAAAAACAAGAGTTATTGCCGGTAAGCAGCATGTTGTGAGAATAGACAGAGAAAGTAAAAATTATTTAAGCAAAATTTTTGAACAAAAAATATTAGATTTTTTAGATCAAAATATTAATTCAATTTCAGCTATAATTCTACAAGATTATAACAAAGGTGTTCTAAGCGAAGTGTTAATCGAACAAATTATTAAGCTTGCAAATGAGAAAAATAAAATAATTACAGTTGATCCGAAATTTATTAATTTCAGCAAATTTAAAAATGTTACGTTGTTTAAACCAAATAGAAAAGAAACAGAAGATGTTTTGGGAATTAGAATAAATTCGGATAAAGATATTTCTTCTGCTGGAAAAAAATTACTAGAAATACTAAATGCAAAATATATATTGATAACATTAGGTGAAAAAGGTATTGCACTTTTTGAAGAAGGTAAAGATGAAATTAGAATTTCAACGAAAGCAAAAAAAGTAGCCGATGTTTCCGGTGCTGGGGATACGGTTATTTCAACATTAACATTAGCATTGGCAAGTGGTGCTTCAATTAATGAAGCCGCATATATTGCAAATTTTGCTGCGGGAATTGTTTGTGAAGAGGTTGGCATTGTTCCAATAGAAAAGGAAAAACTTTTTAATATTATCCGGGAATCACTAAAATGAAAAATGCATTAATTAGCTTAGATGAACTTTTAGACATCAGAAGAATATTGAAACAAAATAATAAGAAAGTTGTATTTACAAATGGATGTTTTGATATTTTGCATGCCGGTCACGTTGACTATTTAACAAAAGCTAGAGAATGCGGCGATGTTTTAATTATTGGTTTAAACAGTGATAAATCGGTTAGAGAAATTAAAGGTGAAAAAAGACCAATTGTAACGCAGGAAGAACGAGCATATATTTTAAATAGTTTAAAATGCGTTGATTATGTAGTTTTATTTGAAGAACCAACTCCTAAAGAATTAATTGATAAAATTGTTCCCGACGTTTTAATTAAAGGAGGCGATTGGGCAATTGAAAATATTGTTGGACGAGATATTGTTGAAGCAAATGGCGGTGAAGTAAAAAATATTCAATTTGTTACTTCTCAATCAACTACAAATATTATTAAAAAGGTTTTAGATTCTTACAATGAGTGATGAGAAAAAAGAAAAAATTTTATTTAAGAGATCTCTATTACATAAAGTAGTAAATGTATTTATTGGTTTCTTTGCCGTTTTTCTTTTTTTGTTAATTGCATTTTTTGGTTTTTCGCAAACAAAAACTTTTAGAAATTTTTTACGCAGTCAAATTATAACTCAAGTTACACCTCTAATAAATGGCAAACTATATATAAAAGAAATTGATGGTTCAATATTTTCGTCAATTATTTTGCATAAAATAGTTTTATCTTCGGGCACTGATACATTAATAAATGCCGATGAAATTACAATTAAAACAAGCCCAATACATTTATTACTTAAAAGAATTTTAGTTAGAGAAATTTCTGTAAAAAACACATCGATTAATTTACTTCAAGATAAAGACGGAGTTTGGAATATTTCAAAAATGTTTATTCCGGATAATGAACCGGAAGACACTTCTAAATCTACATTCCCTTTTACTATTCAAGTAAACAATTTGAATTTTCAAAATTTAGCATTCACACGACAAACATTTTCAAACTTAAACTCAAATAAATTTTATGATCACATTAATACAGATGATCTAAAACTAAATGAAATATTTTTGGATGCTAAAATTTTTGCAAATATTAATTCATCGCTTGTAAGGTTGTATTTAAATAATTTTTCGGTAAATCCAAATTTCAACTCATTTAATTTGAATAAATTTTCCGGTGAATTTGAGTTGAATGAAAATTTTGCTCAAGTTAGAAACCTAAAATTTAAAACCGATAGTTCTAATGTTTCTTTAAATGCGAAAATTGACAAACTCAATATTTTAGGAAATGTTGAGCTGCAAGAATTCAATGATTATCCTTTGGAAGTTGAGCTAAATGCAAATCCATTTAACTTTGATGACCTTTCCACATTCATTCAAGCTACTGATTTTATTAAGGGAAGTATCGATGTAAATATGAAAGCGAAAGGTTTTTTTGGAGATTTTGATATTAGTAAACTCAATATAAATTATCAAAATACAAACTTAAATCTTAAAGGAAATGTTAAGAATTTGCACACACCTGAAAAATTATTTTTTGATGCGGAAATTTTTAATTCAACAGTAGTTGAATCTGAAATTTACTATTTAATAAAAGGCTTAGAAATTCCGAAGTATGATAATTTAGTTGTGACGAATCTAAATCTTAAATACAAAGGTGAACCAACAAAATTTAATGCGGAATTAAACGGAAATGTTAACGATGGTAAAATTTATCTTAAAACATTTTTAAATTTGAAAAAAACAAGAATGGAATATGACATCGATTTCACATCTGAAAATATTGACCTATTTCCGATTTTTGGCGTTACGTCATCAATAAATAGTTCGGGAAAAATAAAAGGCGTTGGTACAAATCCAAATAACATGAATGCAAATTTTTATGCGAATGTAAATTCTTCAACATTTAACAATATCAGTTTTGATTCGCTGAATCTTGTTAGCGAAATAAATTCTAAAATTTTTAATTTAAATTTAAATTCCCTTATCAATAATGCAAAAACTTCGGTTAATGGAGTTTTAGATTTAACAAATTCGGAAAGTCCGGCTTATGATTTATTTGGAACAATAAAGAATTTTAATTTGCAAACTTTCACAAATGAGAGAAAAGATTCTTCCAATTTGAATTTATCTTTTACAGCAAAAGGTAATAATCTTGAACTGGATAATTTAATCGGTAATTTTAATGTAAAACTTGAACCTTCATTTTTAAGAGATATTATTCTGGAAG is a window from the Ignavibacteriota bacterium genome containing:
- a CDS encoding OmpH family outer membrane protein, whose amino-acid sequence is MKHSKLLILSLFIFTSTSLFAQLKIGYVDSETVISQLPDAQDAQKKIDTQIGEWQKELDVLKKEWQDKFDDYEKRKLIMGNQKKAETEKELVAMEEKVESFRQGKFGVNGELYKKQEELMKPIQNKVFAIIEEVAIEKELDFVFDRSGDLIFLYAKEEYDITPDVLRKLQ
- the bamA gene encoding outer membrane protein assembly factor BamA, which codes for MLGIAVEGNKTADANTIIANSGLKEGGEIEIPGDATNNAIKRLWGLGIFEDVQVLIDKKIDTGVFLLIKVKEFQRMEKVIFRGNDEIDEEDINKEISFISGQTLKPQEVKRIITKAKELYIDDGYLNSVITPQKFSFLKADTSDDEITATWVNNDNPNDLEETIYEYSPERRSNIITRIKERLLLVLDVEEGDEVIIQNISFSGNNAFEDDDLRSELDETVQDAWWRFWSSANFKKEDFVEDKKLLTTFYQKNGYRDFEILSDSVKLSDDKKFMDINLNVFEGPQYKLRNIEWIGNTVYPSAILTERLGFQKGDIYNLELFNQNLSGNQAQTDVASLYLDNGYLTYRQEATENKIGEDSIDISIKVSENNQFRIGKVEINGNDRTKDKVIRRELYTIPGDYFRRSNIFRSIQQLANLNYFNVEQLYQKGVDYRPATDSIVNLLYNVEEKSSDFINASVGYSESYGFSGSVGVTLTNFSITEPFQLGGGQIVNFSWQFGVGNYYRTFTLGFTEPWFMDTPTSLGFDLFDTRQQYIYYLRQSGISLRAGRRLTWPDDRFYLQGLLRFQYNDVIDGRSYYAEGISRQYTAGLNISRNDIDNPIFPSTGSKFLLSGELSGGPVLPGDVDYYKIEFTADWYRRLFNSNRLTFYSNLDIGYIHEIVNGTTIQPFEFFYMGGNGLVIATTPLRGYADRSVGPVSSTGLTIGGRVKTKYTAEIRAALTLEPMPIYLLAFAEAGNTFEDLPTADLFNLRKSAGIGARILINPIGLIGFDYGYGFDRKAVDGEDPKWEFHFQFGKGF
- a CDS encoding OmpH family outer membrane protein; protein product: MRTTTLLLLFFITSVSLFAQNTQKIGWVDSEIILQQFPPAIKAQSDLDALTSKWSKSIDSMTTDLQSAYTEAQKQFTNMTPDKQKEVQQDLVRKEQAIQQFRQQKFAQPNGELFLKQDELLKPIKAKILDAIDKVRQQEGMSFVFDKTGDVLLLFADPQYDLTNIVLDKLKRG
- a CDS encoding isoprenyl transferase encodes the protein MSKSLSSKDLELIETVKKNGNIPKHIAIIMDGNGRWAENKRLPRAAGHKKGVETVRTMVQSCINLGVKYLTLYTFSTENWNRPQQEISTLMRLMVRSLKNETNELNKNNVKIIAIGDSKSLPNIVQNELAQAKLKTEKNDALVLNLALSYSGRWEIVEATKRIAKNFAEGKVGFEDINEELISQNLTTAGIPDPDLMIRSGGEHRISNFLIWQIAYSELYVSKVLWPDFTCKNLIEAIEDYQNRERRFGLISKQVSDTRKKIQT
- the lpxD gene encoding UDP-3-O-(3-hydroxymyristoyl)glucosamine N-acyltransferase; translation: MKLKLAELAELVNGRIIGNSNLEISRLSNIQDAENGDLTFLYMASYNHFLNSTKASAILVSKDIEQSNKNLTYIIVDKPNLAFQKIIIKYFSPEFSLQGIHSSAILDKNTKLEENVSVGANVFIGKNSIVGTNSKIYHNTVILENCKIGNNVMIFPNVTIRENTIIGNNVIIHSGTVIGSDGFGYTPDAHGVYHKIPQIGNVIIEDDVEIGSNVSIDRAAVGSTVISKGVKLDNLIQIAHNVKIGKNTVMSAQSGISGSTKVGDNCVFGGQVGATGHIEIADKVMVGAQSGISKSLTKSGTYFGSPAMELRSTLKLEAHIRALPNYLERIKKLEERINQLENESLKLKENI